The proteins below are encoded in one region of Phenylobacterium zucineum HLK1:
- the ftsH gene encoding ATP-dependent zinc metalloprotease FtsH — protein MVNAPRPQPKSRLKFDILYFAVALMAIVFIQDLARQGHDKVIPYSEFRQLVDKGQVKDLVVGPTRITGAYLQAGKDGQAQHFSTIRVEAGIAEALARRNIKFSGQPEPGLFQNLLSWFLPTIGFVLIWMFMMRPMMSGHGHGGLMGIGRSKAKVYAEQEVKVSFADVAGVDEAKEELAEIVGFLKDPTTYGRLGARIPKGVLLVGPPGTGKTLLARAVAGEAGVKFFSITGSEFVEMFVGVGAARVRDLFEQARAQAPAIIFIDELDALGRARGAGLDVPGAGNDEKEQTLNQLLAEMDGFDPSAGAIVLAATNRPEILDPALLRAGRFDRQVLVDRPDRKGRADILAVHLKKINVADGLDRETVAALTPGFTGADLANLVNEAALVATRRGADATTLEDFNQAIERIVAGAEKKSRILGAKERGIVAHHEMGHAIVAMSLPGVDPVHKVSIIPRGIGALGYTIQRPTEDHFLLSRSDLMNKMAVLLGGRAAETLVFSEASTGAADDLARATDIARDMVARFGMTPELGQVAYEPETSAFLGGARPMWRPRSYADGTAEAIDQVVKALVAEAFDRATAILRRNRPVLDSAAQELLAKETLSKLDVERISGTVTPEPPADALTPPSAKRPKLQSAV, from the coding sequence ATGGTCAACGCGCCGCGGCCGCAGCCGAAATCCCGGCTGAAGTTCGACATTCTCTACTTCGCCGTGGCGTTGATGGCGATCGTCTTCATCCAGGATCTCGCCCGCCAGGGCCATGACAAGGTGATCCCTTACAGCGAGTTCCGCCAGCTCGTCGACAAGGGACAGGTGAAAGACCTGGTGGTCGGGCCGACGCGGATCACCGGGGCCTATCTGCAGGCCGGCAAGGACGGTCAGGCTCAGCACTTCTCGACAATCCGGGTGGAGGCTGGCATCGCCGAGGCGCTGGCGCGGCGGAACATCAAGTTCTCCGGTCAACCCGAGCCCGGGCTGTTTCAGAACCTGCTTTCCTGGTTCCTGCCGACCATCGGCTTTGTGCTGATCTGGATGTTCATGATGCGGCCGATGATGTCTGGACATGGGCACGGCGGGTTGATGGGCATCGGTCGCAGCAAGGCGAAGGTCTATGCGGAGCAGGAGGTGAAGGTCAGCTTCGCCGACGTCGCCGGCGTCGACGAGGCGAAGGAAGAACTCGCTGAAATCGTGGGCTTCCTGAAGGATCCCACGACCTACGGCCGTCTCGGCGCGCGCATCCCCAAGGGCGTGCTGCTGGTGGGCCCCCCCGGCACCGGCAAGACGCTTCTCGCCCGGGCGGTGGCCGGGGAGGCGGGCGTCAAGTTCTTCTCCATCACCGGCTCGGAGTTCGTCGAGATGTTCGTCGGCGTCGGCGCCGCGCGCGTGCGCGACCTTTTCGAACAGGCGCGCGCCCAGGCGCCGGCGATCATCTTCATCGATGAGCTCGACGCCTTGGGGCGCGCGCGCGGCGCGGGCCTGGACGTGCCCGGCGCCGGCAATGACGAGAAGGAGCAGACCCTCAACCAGCTGCTGGCGGAGATGGACGGCTTCGATCCCAGCGCCGGCGCGATCGTGCTGGCGGCGACCAACCGGCCGGAGATTCTCGATCCGGCCCTGCTGCGCGCTGGCCGGTTCGACCGCCAGGTGCTGGTGGACCGTCCCGACCGGAAGGGTCGCGCCGACATCCTCGCGGTGCATCTGAAGAAGATCAACGTGGCCGACGGGCTCGATCGGGAGACGGTCGCGGCCTTGACTCCGGGCTTCACCGGGGCGGACCTGGCGAACCTCGTCAATGAGGCGGCCCTGGTGGCCACCCGGCGCGGCGCCGACGCCACCACTCTGGAGGACTTCAACCAGGCGATCGAGCGCATCGTCGCGGGCGCCGAGAAGAAGAGCCGCATCCTCGGTGCGAAGGAGCGCGGCATCGTCGCGCACCACGAGATGGGCCATGCGATCGTGGCCATGTCACTGCCGGGGGTGGATCCGGTCCACAAGGTCTCGATCATCCCGCGGGGGATCGGCGCCCTGGGCTACACCATCCAGCGGCCCACCGAAGACCACTTCCTGCTGAGCCGCTCGGACCTCATGAACAAGATGGCGGTGCTGCTCGGCGGGCGGGCGGCGGAGACCTTGGTGTTCTCGGAAGCCTCCACGGGGGCTGCGGACGATCTCGCCCGCGCCACCGACATCGCCCGGGACATGGTCGCGCGCTTTGGGATGACCCCGGAGCTGGGGCAGGTCGCCTACGAGCCCGAGACCTCGGCCTTCCTGGGTGGCGCGCGACCGATGTGGCGGCCACGGTCGTATGCGGACGGCACCGCCGAGGCGATCGACCAGGTGGTGAAGGCGCTTGTGGCGGAGGCGTTCGACCGGGCGACGGCCATTCTGCGGCGTAATCGGCCCGTTCTGGACAGTGCGGCCCAGGAGCTCCTCGCCAAGGAGACGCTGTCGAAGCTCGACGTCGAACGGATCAGCGGCACCGTCACGCCGGAGCCGCCGGCCGACGCCTTGACGCCGCCATCGGCCAAGCGTCCGAAGCTGCAGAGCGCGGTGTGA
- a CDS encoding alpha/beta hydrolase has product MSVTGSSPEAGPDAETAALLAAMAVDFADVPAEPTVDDRRAMLRRMALAYGPAPAPVAGIEDREIPGPAGPIPLRIYWPAEAAARPPLLLHIHGGGWAIGDPEGYERVCRAYCAAGGCVVVDVHYRRAPEHKYPAALEDCEAALAWAAAEAETLGADPARIAVTGDSAGGNLAAAVCQRTSVRLALQVLVYPVISASAHADFQSRAALGDGRFFLREADIRNAETEYLPTPAAGEEPGASPILAADAALARTPPALVVTAGLDPLRDEGRAYALRLATAGVAVEHLCVAGAIHGFVLFAGRIARGRDVIAEIGRRLRALA; this is encoded by the coding sequence ATGTCCGTTACCGGTTCTAGCCCGGAGGCGGGCCCCGACGCCGAGACGGCGGCGCTGCTGGCGGCCATGGCCGTCGACTTCGCCGACGTCCCCGCCGAGCCGACGGTGGATGACCGCCGGGCCATGCTGCGCCGGATGGCCCTCGCCTATGGTCCGGCCCCGGCGCCGGTCGCCGGGATTGAGGACCGCGAGATCCCGGGGCCGGCCGGCCCCATCCCGCTGCGCATCTACTGGCCGGCGGAGGCCGCCGCCCGCCCGCCGCTTCTCCTGCACATCCACGGCGGCGGCTGGGCGATCGGCGATCCCGAGGGCTACGAGCGGGTGTGCCGCGCCTACTGCGCGGCCGGCGGCTGCGTGGTCGTCGACGTCCACTACCGCCGGGCGCCCGAGCACAAGTATCCAGCCGCCCTGGAGGACTGCGAGGCGGCCCTGGCCTGGGCGGCGGCGGAGGCCGAGACGCTGGGGGCGGATCCGGCGCGGATCGCGGTGACGGGCGACAGCGCCGGGGGGAACCTGGCGGCGGCGGTCTGCCAGCGCACCTCCGTGCGCCTAGCGCTGCAGGTCCTGGTCTATCCGGTGATCAGCGCCAGCGCCCACGCCGATTTCCAGTCGCGGGCGGCGCTCGGGGACGGCCGCTTCTTCCTGCGTGAGGCCGACATCCGCAACGCCGAGACCGAGTACCTGCCCACTCCCGCGGCGGGGGAGGAGCCCGGCGCCTCGCCGATCCTGGCGGCCGACGCGGCGCTGGCGCGCACGCCGCCCGCATTGGTCGTGACCGCCGGCCTGGACCCGCTGCGGGACGAGGGAAGGGCCTACGCCCTGCGTCTCGCCACCGCCGGCGTGGCGGTGGAGCACCTCTGCGTGGCGGGCGCGATCCACGGCTTCGTCCTGTTCGCCGGGCGGATCGCCCGGGGCCGGGACGTCATCGCCGAGATCGGCCGGCGCCTGCGCGCTCTGGCCTGA
- a CDS encoding TonB-dependent receptor, which translates to MGYGKRALGGVSALALLAWAGAVHAQDEVTQVEELTVTARRQTENLQDVPAAVSAFGANSLYEDQVETVGDLQSHVPNLSLHVGDASNAVVYIRGVGQIDSISFNDPGVGVYLDDVYMGRVQGSFLDVIDPQQIEVLRGPRGTLYGRNTIGGALKFTSARPTNEVEGYLDATLGNYDDRRFKAVLGGPIASDVLLGKVAFAASRRDGYTKNLLTGEDDGDKDTIAGRISLLFRPTSDFSAYLTLDASRNSPDASRTPHRETPIYSVNTGALRPVIADPDVVEATYNDLEKLKTRGAALTLQYDRGPFTFKSITAYREMEYRTHLDLDSSPDESFGIYDFEDQDQTSQELQVLYKGERLSAVAGLFYFKENDETFAGLVGPDFFVILPGPTYFPFPANTSGLRLAENTSAAAYAQLDYKLTDRASVTVGARYTYEEKWTDNRGEWFDPAVAPSAEDMERLFRTGAGFNVTGFEAEEDWSSFTPKVAFNYQLSDDVLTYVSASKGFKSGGFNGRNTAAAQSFDPETQWSYEAGLKTELAERRVRLNLAAFYQDYKNLQLSRFAADPATGNFVAVFDNAGRANMYGLETELTAVVTPKFRIEANGAYLHSEYDEYIDGGVDISDQRHLVNAPKWSGRLSASYDLDLGDAGELTFTGGVSYRSKTYLTVSSSEVLAQDGYALLDASVVWSQPGGPWSVVVSGRNLTDERYREHAFDLTDSPGVQLGYYGAPRTYSVNVRYRF; encoded by the coding sequence ATGGGATACGGCAAACGCGCGCTTGGCGGCGTCTCGGCTCTGGCTCTGCTGGCCTGGGCTGGCGCGGTCCACGCCCAGGACGAGGTCACGCAGGTCGAGGAACTGACGGTCACCGCGCGGCGGCAGACCGAGAACCTCCAGGACGTGCCCGCCGCGGTCAGCGCCTTCGGCGCGAACAGCCTCTACGAAGACCAGGTCGAGACCGTGGGCGACCTTCAGTCCCACGTGCCCAACCTGTCGCTGCACGTGGGCGACGCCTCCAACGCCGTCGTCTACATCCGCGGCGTCGGCCAGATCGACTCGATCTCGTTCAACGATCCGGGCGTGGGCGTCTATCTCGACGACGTCTACATGGGCCGGGTCCAGGGCTCGTTCCTGGACGTCATCGATCCCCAGCAGATCGAGGTGCTGCGCGGGCCGCGGGGCACCCTCTACGGCCGCAACACCATCGGCGGCGCCCTGAAGTTCACCAGCGCCCGGCCGACGAACGAGGTCGAGGGCTATCTCGACGCCACCTTGGGCAACTACGACGACCGGCGCTTCAAGGCCGTGCTCGGCGGCCCGATCGCCTCGGACGTGCTGCTGGGCAAGGTCGCCTTCGCCGCCTCCCGGCGCGACGGCTACACGAAGAACCTGCTGACCGGCGAGGACGACGGCGACAAGGACACCATCGCCGGGCGCATCAGCCTGCTCTTCCGACCGACGTCGGACTTCTCGGCCTACCTGACGCTCGACGCTTCCAGGAACAGTCCGGATGCGTCGCGCACGCCGCACCGCGAGACGCCGATCTACTCGGTGAACACCGGCGCCCTGCGGCCGGTGATCGCCGATCCCGACGTGGTGGAGGCGACCTACAACGACCTGGAGAAGCTGAAGACCCGGGGCGCGGCCCTGACGCTGCAGTACGACCGCGGTCCCTTCACCTTCAAGTCGATCACCGCCTACCGCGAGATGGAATACCGCACCCATCTCGACCTCGACTCCTCGCCCGACGAGTCCTTCGGCATCTACGACTTCGAGGACCAGGACCAGACGAGCCAGGAGCTGCAGGTCCTCTACAAGGGTGAACGGCTGTCGGCGGTGGCGGGCCTGTTCTACTTCAAGGAGAACGATGAGACGTTCGCGGGGCTCGTGGGCCCGGATTTCTTCGTCATCCTGCCTGGACCGACCTATTTCCCGTTCCCGGCCAACACCTCTGGCCTGCGGCTTGCGGAGAACACCAGCGCGGCCGCCTACGCCCAGCTCGACTACAAGCTGACCGACCGGGCGAGCGTCACGGTCGGCGCCCGCTACACCTACGAGGAGAAGTGGACCGACAACCGCGGCGAGTGGTTCGACCCCGCCGTCGCGCCGAGCGCCGAGGACATGGAGCGGCTGTTCCGGACGGGCGCGGGCTTCAACGTCACCGGCTTCGAGGCCGAGGAGGACTGGTCCTCGTTCACGCCCAAGGTCGCCTTCAACTACCAGCTCTCGGACGACGTGCTGACCTATGTGAGCGCCAGCAAGGGCTTCAAGAGCGGCGGCTTCAACGGCCGGAACACGGCCGCGGCCCAGTCATTCGATCCCGAGACCCAGTGGAGCTACGAGGCCGGCCTGAAGACCGAGCTGGCCGAGCGCCGCGTGCGCCTGAACCTCGCGGCCTTCTACCAGGACTACAAGAACCTGCAGCTCAGCCGGTTCGCGGCCGATCCGGCCACCGGCAACTTCGTGGCCGTGTTCGACAACGCCGGCCGGGCCAACATGTACGGCCTGGAGACCGAGCTGACGGCGGTGGTCACGCCCAAGTTCCGCATCGAGGCCAACGGCGCCTATCTGCACAGCGAATACGACGAGTACATCGACGGCGGCGTGGACATCAGCGACCAGCGCCATCTGGTCAACGCGCCCAAGTGGTCCGGACGCCTGTCGGCCAGCTACGACCTCGATCTCGGCGACGCCGGCGAGCTAACGTTCACCGGCGGGGTAAGCTACCGGTCCAAGACCTACCTCACCGTATCGAGCAGCGAGGTGCTGGCCCAGGACGGCTACGCGCTGCTCGACGCCTCGGTGGTCTGGTCGCAGCCCGGCGGCCCCTGGAGCGTGGTCGTCTCGGGCCGCAACCTCACCGACGAGCGCTATCGCGAGCACGCCTTCGACCTGACGGACTCGCCGGGCGTCCAGCTCGGCTACTACGGCGCCCCGCGCACCTACTCGGTCAATGTCCGTTACCGGTTCTAG
- a CDS encoding helix-turn-helix domain-containing protein: MEGWPGAAGEGRGALQVPLADLQPLLALAQSTGAGDVPARFGLSPDRTAADAGGTIPLTDYFRFWRAMKQASREETLYLSARPLVTGTSDFVISDAARTATLADGMERIARAYNLLHGGDYNRVERHGRALVYFVDDAAFPYAQSSETYIQLCLEGVLLFLHATFCTLAGEDLTPMLRRVHTRRPAPRDATPLALWDAPVTYGAAGFGLTYDAAIAARPLTEGYGLPPDHAVHNRLIALIEARQTAPAPAASDLARRAREALADGFQDQAVVARRLGVSVATLRRRLAADGTSFRGLRREVLNGAARDRLAEGSSVGDVAEALGFSDCRSFTRAFKAWNGVTPSGWRERNCSLKDEPSGRRQGDPHAV, from the coding sequence TTGGAAGGGTGGCCTGGCGCGGCCGGGGAAGGCCGCGGCGCCCTCCAGGTGCCGCTCGCCGATCTCCAGCCCCTGCTGGCCCTGGCGCAGTCCACCGGGGCCGGGGACGTGCCGGCCCGGTTCGGCCTGTCTCCGGATCGGACCGCGGCCGATGCCGGCGGGACGATCCCGCTGACCGACTACTTCCGCTTCTGGCGGGCGATGAAACAGGCCTCGCGGGAGGAAACCCTCTACCTCTCGGCCCGGCCGCTGGTGACGGGCACGTCGGACTTCGTCATCTCCGACGCCGCGCGCACCGCGACCCTGGCCGACGGCATGGAGCGGATCGCCCGCGCCTACAACCTGCTGCACGGCGGCGACTACAACCGCGTCGAGCGCCACGGGCGGGCCCTGGTCTACTTCGTCGACGACGCGGCCTTTCCCTACGCCCAGTCGTCCGAGACCTACATCCAGCTCTGCCTGGAGGGCGTGCTGCTGTTCCTGCACGCGACCTTCTGCACGCTGGCGGGCGAGGACCTCACGCCGATGCTGAGACGGGTCCATACGCGTCGGCCCGCGCCGCGGGACGCCACGCCCCTCGCGCTCTGGGACGCGCCCGTCACCTACGGCGCGGCGGGGTTCGGCCTCACCTACGATGCGGCGATTGCGGCTCGGCCGCTCACCGAAGGCTACGGCCTGCCGCCGGACCACGCGGTGCACAACCGCCTGATCGCCCTGATCGAGGCGCGGCAGACGGCGCCCGCGCCGGCCGCTTCGGACCTCGCGCGCCGCGCCCGCGAGGCCCTGGCCGACGGCTTCCAGGACCAGGCGGTGGTCGCCCGGCGGCTGGGCGTCAGCGTCGCGACCCTGCGCCGGCGGCTGGCGGCGGACGGGACCTCCTTCCGCGGCCTGCGGCGCGAGGTGCTCAACGGCGCCGCCCGCGACCGCCTGGCGGAGGGCTCCAGCGTCGGCGACGTGGCCGAGGCGCTGGGGTTCTCGGACTGCCGCAGCTTCACGCGCGCCTTCAAGGCCTGGAACGGCGTGACGCCGAGCGGCTGGCGTGAGCGAAATTGTTCCCTCAAAGATGAGCCGTCCGGTCGTCGGCAAGGCGATCCGCACGCGGTCTAA
- a CDS encoding AAA family ATPase: MLDATFTSPGMRARAEALAAECSVPFEGVWLEAPLPVLEGRVAGRTGDASDATVEVLRDQLAALDRTIAWTRVDTSGSAEVAAKAWSAGRD, from the coding sequence GTGCTCGACGCCACCTTCACCAGCCCGGGGATGCGGGCCCGCGCCGAGGCCCTGGCGGCCGAATGCAGCGTCCCCTTCGAGGGCGTCTGGCTGGAGGCGCCGCTGCCGGTGCTGGAGGGCCGCGTGGCGGGGCGCACCGGCGACGCCTCGGATGCGACCGTCGAGGTCCTGCGCGACCAGCTCGCCGCCCTCGATCGGACGATCGCGTGGACCCGCGTGGACACCTCGGGCTCGGCGGAGGTTGCGGCGAAGGCCTGGAGCGCCGGCCGCGACTGA
- a CDS encoding three-Cys-motif partner protein TcmP, translating to MVSKAYAWADGAPLDDHTERKHKILREYFFRYITVRCQIPQQTKFRLAVVDGFSGAGRYRCGSPGSPIIFIEELQRALEAVNLQRAAQGLGPVEIECLLIFNDAKRDVTELLKTHCAPILAAAKDTCPKLHLNVGYMSDDFEAGYPAIRDLVAEGRYRNVLFNLDQCGHSAVERATLVNIMRATPSAEIFYTFAIESLLAFLSRTDPALLETQVRPLGLSAADFRGFSGPVSNHVWLGAAERVVFEAFKGCAPFLSPFSIHNPDGWRYWLVHFANNYRARQVYNDVLHANSSEQAHFGRSGLNMLAYDPARDGALYLFDAGGRGGAKTELLADIPRLVAGAGDVMNVGEFYESIYNATPAHTDDIHAAMIESDELEIITPTGGERRKPNTITIGDTLRLKNQRTFFPLFAKLEGPSGDR from the coding sequence GTGGTCAGCAAGGCGTATGCATGGGCGGATGGCGCGCCGCTCGACGATCACACCGAGCGGAAGCATAAGATCCTGCGGGAGTACTTCTTCCGCTACATCACCGTGCGCTGCCAAATCCCGCAGCAGACCAAGTTCCGGCTGGCAGTAGTGGACGGCTTCTCGGGCGCGGGGCGGTATCGGTGCGGAAGCCCCGGGTCCCCGATCATCTTCATCGAGGAACTGCAGCGCGCGCTCGAGGCGGTGAACCTTCAGCGCGCCGCGCAGGGCCTCGGTCCCGTCGAGATCGAGTGCCTCCTGATCTTCAACGACGCCAAACGTGACGTCACCGAACTATTGAAGACCCACTGCGCCCCGATCCTGGCCGCTGCGAAGGACACCTGCCCGAAGCTGCACCTCAATGTCGGCTACATGTCCGACGATTTCGAGGCAGGCTACCCGGCGATCCGCGACCTGGTCGCCGAGGGCCGCTATCGGAACGTGCTCTTCAACCTCGACCAGTGCGGGCATTCGGCCGTCGAACGAGCGACCCTGGTCAACATCATGCGGGCGACGCCGTCCGCCGAGATCTTCTACACCTTCGCCATCGAGTCGCTGCTGGCGTTCCTAAGTCGGACTGACCCAGCGCTCCTGGAGACGCAGGTGCGACCGCTGGGGCTTTCGGCCGCCGACTTTCGGGGTTTCTCCGGCCCGGTCAGCAACCATGTCTGGCTAGGCGCGGCCGAACGCGTCGTCTTCGAGGCGTTCAAGGGCTGCGCGCCGTTCCTCAGCCCGTTCTCGATCCATAATCCCGACGGCTGGCGCTACTGGCTGGTCCACTTCGCGAACAACTACCGGGCGCGGCAGGTCTACAACGACGTGCTCCACGCCAACAGCAGCGAGCAGGCGCACTTCGGCCGTTCGGGCTTGAACATGCTGGCCTACGATCCGGCGCGCGACGGCGCCCTCTACCTCTTCGACGCAGGCGGGCGCGGCGGCGCCAAGACCGAGCTTCTCGCGGACATCCCGCGCCTCGTGGCGGGCGCCGGCGACGTCATGAACGTCGGGGAATTCTACGAGTCGATCTACAATGCGACCCCGGCGCACACCGACGATATCCACGCGGCCATGATCGAGAGCGACGAGCTCGAGATCATCACGCCCACCGGCGGCGAGCGGCGCAAGCCGAACACGATCACCATCGGGGACACGCTGCGCCTGAAGAATCAGCGCACGTTCTTTCCCCTCTTCGCGAAGCTGGAAGGGCCGTCGGGCGACCGCTGA
- a CDS encoding phage Gp37/Gp68 family protein has product MAETQIEWTDATWNPVAGCSIVTAGCTNCYAMEMARRLEAMGASKYRGLTRRSGGRTIWNGVVREDTAALEIPYAWKRPRKIFVNSMSDLFHEAVSDDFILSVWRVMRETPHHNYQILTKRPERMAEVVASCVPDVLPNVWLGTSVEDAQACGRVEHLRRAPAAIRFISFEPLIGPVGEVDLTGIHWAIVGGESGRAARPIREEWIDEIYERCGSYGTAFFFKQWGTWGKDNKRRSKKANGREYRGRTWNEMPIAPEL; this is encoded by the coding sequence ATGGCGGAAACGCAGATCGAATGGACCGACGCCACGTGGAATCCGGTCGCGGGCTGTTCCATCGTCACCGCCGGCTGCACCAACTGCTACGCCATGGAGATGGCGCGGCGGCTCGAGGCGATGGGCGCCTCGAAGTATCGGGGGCTGACGCGTCGCAGCGGCGGCCGAACGATCTGGAACGGCGTCGTCCGGGAAGACACGGCTGCGCTCGAGATCCCATACGCCTGGAAGAGGCCGCGCAAGATCTTCGTGAACTCGATGAGCGACCTCTTCCACGAGGCGGTCAGCGACGACTTCATTCTCTCGGTGTGGCGCGTCATGCGCGAGACGCCGCATCACAACTATCAAATCCTGACAAAGCGGCCCGAGCGCATGGCCGAGGTGGTCGCCAGCTGCGTTCCAGACGTGTTGCCCAACGTCTGGCTCGGTACGAGCGTGGAGGACGCCCAAGCTTGTGGACGCGTCGAACATCTGCGGCGCGCGCCCGCAGCCATTCGCTTCATCTCGTTCGAGCCCCTGATTGGCCCGGTAGGCGAGGTTGACCTGACCGGGATCCATTGGGCGATCGTTGGCGGCGAGAGCGGGCGTGCGGCCCGGCCGATCCGAGAGGAGTGGATTGACGAAATCTACGAACGGTGCGGCAGCTATGGTACAGCCTTCTTCTTCAAGCAGTGGGGAACTTGGGGGAAGGACAACAAGCGGCGGTCGAAGAAGGCCAATGGCCGCGAGTACAGGGGGCGAACTTGGAACGAGATGCCGATCGCCCCTGAGCTGTAG
- a CDS encoding nucleotidyl transferase AbiEii/AbiGii toxin family protein, with the protein MTRYVIERLLWRLSVSPYRQLFVLKGAMLFSLWAPTPYRATGDLDLLGFGNNDPDQVAGLFRELMVIPGDDGIVFKPDTIVAAAARAEDEYSGVRLDFQAELAGARLPIHVDIGFGDAITPGAQDIEYPSLLDLPPPKLRAYPPETVVAEKFQAMTALGMVNSRMKDFFDLWAIANTFAFEGAVLAQAIAATFARRETPLPKEPPLALTAGFAEAKQAQWTAFLKRTEISLAPEPFPEIQAQIVELVMAPTLRIADGETFAGRWPPGGVWTT; encoded by the coding sequence ATGACCCGCTACGTCATCGAGCGGCTCCTGTGGCGCCTCAGCGTCTCGCCCTACCGGCAGCTCTTCGTGCTCAAAGGCGCCATGCTCTTCAGCCTCTGGGCGCCCACGCCATACCGCGCCACTGGGGACCTGGACCTCCTGGGTTTCGGCAACAACGACCCCGATCAGGTCGCGGGTCTGTTCCGAGAGTTGATGGTGATCCCAGGGGACGACGGGATCGTCTTCAAACCGGACACCATCGTGGCGGCGGCCGCGCGCGCCGAGGACGAGTACAGCGGGGTTCGCCTCGACTTCCAGGCCGAACTCGCCGGCGCTCGGCTCCCGATCCATGTGGACATCGGTTTCGGCGACGCCATCACGCCGGGCGCACAGGACATCGAGTATCCGTCCCTGCTCGATCTGCCGCCGCCAAAGCTCCGCGCCTACCCGCCGGAGACGGTGGTGGCGGAGAAGTTCCAGGCGATGACCGCGCTTGGAATGGTCAACTCGCGCATGAAGGACTTCTTCGATCTCTGGGCCATCGCCAACACCTTCGCCTTCGAGGGGGCGGTCCTGGCCCAGGCTATCGCCGCGACGTTCGCACGCCGAGAGACGCCGCTGCCGAAAGAGCCACCGCTCGCCCTCACCGCTGGCTTCGCGGAAGCCAAGCAGGCCCAGTGGACCGCCTTTCTGAAGCGGACGGAGATTTCGCTGGCGCCCGAGCCCTTCCCCGAGATTCAGGCCCAGATCGTTGAACTCGTGATGGCGCCGACGCTCCGCATCGCGGATGGCGAGACCTTCGCGGGCCGTTGGCCGCCGGGTGGCGTCTGGACCACGTGA
- a CDS encoding type IV toxin-antitoxin system AbiEi family antitoxin domain-containing protein, producing MEPRGHRQRAIEVARAQGIARGSDFDAAGVPRMYLKRLTEDGVLLQVGRGLYRLADSPSDAASSLAEAVRIQPRGVIGLLSALQYHDLTTQTPHAVWMLLGPKDWAPTSAPVQIRVIRASGRALREGVERHEIDQVPVPITSPAKTVVDCFKYRNKIGLDVAVEGLRDLMRRPDRRPAIDELWRFAEIDRVQTVMRPYLEALT from the coding sequence ATGGAACCCAGAGGTCACCGCCAACGCGCCATCGAGGTCGCCCGCGCGCAAGGGATCGCTCGCGGATCGGACTTCGACGCGGCCGGCGTGCCCCGGATGTATCTCAAGCGCCTCACGGAAGACGGCGTGCTGCTGCAGGTCGGACGCGGACTCTATCGCCTGGCCGACTCCCCCTCCGACGCGGCCTCAAGCCTGGCCGAGGCCGTCCGGATCCAACCCCGCGGCGTGATCGGCCTGCTCTCGGCCCTGCAGTACCATGACCTCACCACCCAGACGCCCCACGCGGTCTGGATGCTGCTCGGCCCCAAGGACTGGGCGCCCACCAGCGCGCCCGTACAGATCCGGGTGATCCGCGCCAGCGGCCGCGCGCTTCGCGAAGGCGTCGAGCGTCACGAGATTGACCAGGTGCCGGTGCCGATCACCTCGCCCGCTAAGACGGTGGTCGACTGCTTCAAGTACCGAAACAAGATCGGCCTCGACGTGGCCGTGGAGGGGCTGCGCGACCTCATGCGGCGTCCTGATCGCAGACCGGCCATCGACGAGCTTTGGCGGTTCGCGGAGATCGACCGGGTCCAAACCGTGATGCGCCCCTACCTCGAGGCGCTCACGTGA